Proteins from a single region of Chryseobacterium sp. T16E-39:
- a CDS encoding sigma-70 family RNA polymerase sigma factor gives MQENYRQLLTYAYNITGSYDDAQDLVQDVLEKYISLDKTEIRNEKNFLIKSTINHAINFKNRHSKKLVYGEWLPEPLSLENAETKLIKEQTARYTLLVLLERLSGKERAVYILKQGFDYSHQEIAEFLDISIENSRKLLSRASKQLQDIQYNPDHIDSPVHQETLSKYQKALSEGSIPMLEELLLNDIRLSADGGQRVRVIKAVEVGKSATATLLAYVQQQFLHHKPYTFHIFNHQPAICFWRENHVYNCHILDVDHEGMIREIYSIVDPEKLKKLV, from the coding sequence ATGCAGGAAAATTATCGTCAATTATTAACGTACGCCTATAATATTACAGGTTCTTACGATGATGCTCAAGATCTTGTTCAGGATGTATTGGAAAAATATATTTCATTAGACAAAACTGAAATCCGGAATGAAAAAAACTTTTTAATTAAAAGTACAATCAACCATGCCATTAATTTTAAAAACAGGCATTCAAAAAAATTGGTGTACGGCGAATGGCTTCCTGAACCATTATCTCTGGAAAATGCGGAAACTAAACTTATTAAAGAACAAACCGCGCGTTATACCTTACTTGTACTGTTAGAACGATTGAGTGGTAAAGAACGCGCCGTGTACATTTTGAAACAAGGCTTTGATTATTCGCATCAGGAAATTGCCGAATTCCTTGACATTAGCATTGAAAATTCACGAAAGTTACTGAGCAGAGCAAGCAAACAGCTTCAGGATATACAGTATAATCCGGACCATATTGACTCTCCAGTCCATCAGGAAACCCTCAGCAAATATCAAAAGGCACTGAGCGAAGGCAGTATTCCGATGCTTGAAGAACTTTTATTGAACGATATCAGGCTTTCGGCTGACGGCGGGCAACGTGTAAGGGTAATAAAAGCAGTGGAAGTAGGCAAATCAGCTACCGCGACTCTTTTAGCCTACGTCCAGCAACAGTTTCTTCATCATAAGCCCTATACTTTCCATATTTTCAATCATCAGCCGGCTATCTGCTTCTGGCGGGAAAACCATGTTTACAACTGCCATATTCTGGATGTTGATCATGAGGGGATGATCCGGGAAATTTATTCTATTGTAGATCCTGAAAAATTAAAAAAATTGGTTTAG
- a CDS encoding FMN-dependent NADH-azoreductase: MTTLLRIDSSLRMNDSYSRLMGDYFEERWKTKHADGKIITRDVTLQPTPHLTQETVNGFFDETLHSEQLELSDLLIEELHASDEILINCPMYNYGIPSSLKAYFDLVVRTKKTFAYDATGIRGLLLDKKASIISVMGILQPATQEKNPLETQITRILNQLGVIEIGYFPMDGMIDPEEASLKMEQQRNHINQYFNHQEYAAHTTSH; this comes from the coding sequence ATGACAACACTACTTCGTATTGACAGCAGCCTTAGAATGAATGATTCTTATTCCCGTTTAATGGGAGACTATTTTGAGGAACGATGGAAAACAAAACATGCGGATGGAAAGATTATTACAAGAGATGTTACCTTACAGCCTACTCCCCATCTGACGCAGGAAACAGTGAATGGTTTTTTTGATGAAACCCTTCATTCTGAACAACTGGAATTATCAGATCTCTTAATAGAGGAATTGCATGCCAGTGATGAAATCCTTATTAACTGCCCAATGTATAATTACGGAATTCCTTCTTCATTAAAAGCTTATTTTGATCTTGTTGTCCGGACGAAAAAGACATTTGCCTATGATGCCACCGGAATAAGAGGATTGCTACTGGATAAAAAAGCATCTATTATTTCTGTTATGGGTATATTACAGCCCGCCACACAGGAAAAAAATCCTCTTGAAACCCAGATCACCCGTATTTTGAATCAGCTAGGAGTGATAGAAATCGGTTATTTTCCAATGGACGGAATGATCGATCCTGAAGAGGCTTCACTGAAAATGGAACAACAGAGAAATCATATTAATCAATATTTTAATCATCAGGAATATGCAGCACATACAACAAGCCATTGA
- a CDS encoding SDR family oxidoreductase, with translation MKSDTKLKKSIRGKTVVITGGSSGVGKATAEAFALEGCNIVVAARGKEALDETVSLCRDLGVAVLGVPTDVSKADEVAHLAEKAIQFNGRIDIWVNNAGVMASGKFEEIPMELNEQVIKTNLFGYMHGAYSALPIFKKQQEGILINNVSIGGFMPAPYSAVYSSTKFGIRGMMDCLQGEISDFPDIHICNIYPQIQRSTGNMHSAKYSGLDFKIPPFAADPRDTAAKIVELAKNPRKDLFPDFTSLLLKNVYGLFPKPIINMASAGMRMVMKVKNAPPDSGNILQPSSEPHRIYGKTILPVPSKKTKIAIAAGLGLGLAYMILKTSTGSKQIKKA, from the coding sequence ATGAAATCTGATACTAAATTAAAAAAGAGCATAAGAGGAAAGACTGTCGTGATTACCGGAGGAAGTAGTGGAGTTGGGAAAGCGACTGCTGAAGCTTTTGCTTTGGAAGGATGTAATATTGTGGTAGCGGCCAGAGGTAAAGAAGCACTGGACGAAACAGTAAGCCTTTGCAGAGATCTTGGAGTTGCTGTATTAGGGGTGCCTACAGATGTTTCAAAAGCTGATGAAGTGGCTCATCTCGCAGAAAAAGCTATACAATTTAATGGAAGAATTGATATCTGGGTGAATAATGCAGGGGTTATGGCCAGTGGAAAGTTTGAAGAAATCCCTATGGAACTCAATGAGCAGGTCATAAAAACCAATTTATTCGGGTATATGCATGGAGCTTACAGTGCTCTCCCTATTTTTAAAAAACAACAGGAGGGAATTTTAATTAATAATGTATCGATTGGTGGGTTTATGCCGGCACCATACAGTGCAGTATATTCATCCACAAAATTTGGAATTCGTGGGATGATGGATTGTCTTCAGGGAGAAATTTCCGATTTCCCGGATATTCATATATGTAATATTTATCCACAGATTCAAAGGTCTACAGGGAATATGCATTCTGCAAAATATTCAGGACTGGATTTTAAAATACCACCATTTGCGGCAGATCCCAGAGACACAGCTGCAAAAATTGTAGAATTGGCTAAAAATCCAAGAAAAGATTTGTTTCCCGATTTTACCTCATTACTTCTCAAAAATGTTTATGGGCTATTTCCAAAACCCATCATTAATATGGCTTCAGCAGGAATGCGAATGGTCATGAAAGTGAAAAATGCACCTCCCGATTCAGGAAATATTTTACAGCCCTCTTCCGAACCTCACCGGATTTATGGAAAAACGATATTACCTGTCCCTTCAAAAAAGACAAAAATAGCTATTGCGGCAGGATTAGGTCTAGGACTTGCTTATATGATATTGAAGACCAGCACAGGAAGTAAACAAATAAAAAAAGCATAA
- a CDS encoding NAD(P)-dependent oxidoreductase, producing the protein MSFTDRKILKRFVKEKPLKSIQEFLTVKIITMPIQPIIAILFPGDMGTQIAKALIKNNYKVITAGNGRSARTLENIKSIGIEDVGSLQNIVEQADIILSLTSPEGSLEIAENTISCLENTDNRPVFIDLNSNTPEVALNLEKLFSAKNIKFVNGAVMGASKDIPDHATLIVSGTYRNIFLDVFSTVFKIKDAGEKTEAASAYKLLFSMVNKGMNALFFETMTAAAHFGILDELNDSLQEFLPGTYKDLMKTTPTYPQHIFRRIDEMKGLTQMLKSENLPGIIASGTAETFERVYESGIFKNENFEGVIDTLQSFKKLA; encoded by the coding sequence ATGAGCTTTACAGATCGAAAAATTTTAAAGAGATTTGTAAAAGAAAAACCATTGAAATCTATTCAGGAGTTTTTAACAGTAAAAATAATAACAATGCCCATTCAACCTATTATAGCTATTCTTTTTCCCGGAGATATGGGAACACAGATCGCCAAAGCACTTATTAAAAATAATTACAAAGTAATCACTGCGGGGAACGGAAGGTCAGCAAGAACTTTGGAAAATATCAAAAGCATTGGAATCGAAGATGTTGGCTCTTTGCAAAATATAGTTGAGCAGGCAGATATTATTCTTTCTCTTACCAGTCCGGAGGGAAGTCTTGAAATTGCGGAAAACACTATTTCTTGCCTGGAAAACACTGATAACCGTCCAGTTTTTATAGATTTGAATTCTAATACTCCTGAAGTTGCCCTGAACCTTGAAAAACTGTTTTCAGCAAAGAATATTAAATTTGTAAATGGTGCTGTGATGGGAGCTTCAAAAGATATTCCTGATCATGCAACATTAATCGTAAGTGGTACGTATCGAAATATTTTTCTGGATGTTTTTTCTACTGTATTCAAAATAAAAGATGCCGGAGAAAAAACAGAAGCAGCATCCGCTTACAAACTCTTATTTTCTATGGTCAATAAAGGGATGAATGCATTATTTTTTGAAACGATGACCGCTGCTGCCCATTTCGGTATTCTGGATGAACTGAATGACAGTCTTCAGGAATTTCTACCCGGAACCTACAAAGATCTAATGAAAACAACTCCTACTTATCCACAACATATTTTCAGGAGAATTGATGAGATGAAAGGTCTTACCCAGATGTTGAAAAGTGAAAATCTGCCAGGTATAATAGCTTCCGGAACAGCAGAAACATTCGAAAGAGTTTACGAATCGGGAATTTTTAAGAATGAAAATTTTGAAGGGGTTATTGATACCCTGCAAAGTTTTAAAAAATTAGCCTAG
- a CDS encoding Crp/Fnr family transcriptional regulator: MSDLLRIHIEKIVSLNDEEFAVVSSYFTRKKYKKHQFLIQEGEAVVYNYFVLKGLLKLVYTDNTDKSHIVGFAMEDWWESDFRAFYTQSKATMSLECVEDTEVLCLALDDYRKLCNAIPKIERFFLEKAYFGFIAAQQRIISTMTSSTKERYDQLLEQHPALVQRVPKSLLAAYLGVSRETLSRLSP; the protein is encoded by the coding sequence ATGTCGGATCTATTAAGAATACATATTGAAAAAATCGTTTCCCTGAACGATGAAGAGTTTGCTGTGGTATCCTCTTATTTTACAAGGAAAAAATATAAAAAACACCAGTTTTTAATACAGGAAGGAGAGGCGGTAGTCTATAATTATTTTGTATTGAAAGGACTTTTAAAACTGGTTTATACAGATAATACAGATAAAAGTCATATTGTGGGATTCGCTATGGAAGACTGGTGGGAGAGTGACTTCCGTGCTTTTTATACGCAATCCAAAGCAACCATGTCACTGGAATGCGTTGAAGATACTGAAGTTTTATGTCTTGCCCTGGATGACTACAGGAAATTATGCAATGCCATTCCAAAGATCGAACGTTTCTTTCTTGAAAAAGCATATTTTGGATTTATAGCGGCACAACAACGCATCATTTCTACCATGACCTCCAGTACAAAAGAAAGATACGACCAATTACTTGAGCAGCATCCTGCATTAGTTCAGCGTGTTCCAAAATCTCTTTTGGCTGCCTATCTTGGTGTTTCAAGAGAAACATTGAGCCGCCTTTCTCCATAA
- a CDS encoding sterol desaturase family protein: MNFNGSGFSEYIKILERFTGLEWIGFSLVVNIALFLFSIGLYFFIEKTCPKKKIQDFSHPITRSDFYLSLLTVFCNCLVMLLGVFLWKNRWIELGDHLSPVSIFFEVVILILLMDFCMYLFHYAAHMPFVYKRLHGKHHEHVHTNFLSLFVLHPVETIGFGLMILALLVGYDFSVISITTYLFINLVWGTIGHLNKEFFPPQFDRYFVGTTQFHNQHHLDETKNFGFYTSIWDRIFKTYKK; this comes from the coding sequence ATGAATTTTAACGGATCCGGATTTTCAGAATATATAAAAATACTTGAACGGTTTACCGGGTTGGAATGGATTGGATTCAGCCTGGTTGTTAATATTGCTTTGTTTCTGTTTTCAATTGGACTCTATTTTTTTATTGAGAAAACCTGTCCTAAAAAAAAGATACAGGACTTCAGCCATCCCATTACAAGGTCCGATTTTTATCTGAGCCTTCTTACCGTCTTTTGCAACTGTCTTGTCATGTTGTTGGGTGTTTTCTTATGGAAAAACAGATGGATTGAGCTCGGGGATCATCTTTCACCGGTTTCAATTTTTTTTGAAGTGGTTATTTTAATACTACTGATGGACTTTTGTATGTACCTTTTTCATTATGCAGCACATATGCCCTTTGTGTATAAAAGATTGCACGGTAAACATCATGAACATGTACATACTAATTTTTTAAGTCTTTTTGTGTTACATCCTGTAGAGACGATAGGATTTGGATTAATGATATTAGCCCTATTGGTTGGTTATGATTTTTCTGTAATTTCGATTACAACGTATCTTTTTATTAATCTGGTTTGGGGGACAATCGGTCATTTAAATAAAGAATTTTTTCCACCACAATTTGACCGGTATTTTGTAGGGACCACACAATTTCACAATCAGCATCATTTGGATGAAACTAAAAATTTTGGTTTCTATACCTCTATCTGGGACAGAATATTCAAGACATACAAAAAGTGA
- a CDS encoding nuclear transport factor 2 family protein, giving the protein MQHIQQAIESFIKAGDHSDTKLMEEILHKDYQNIQDGFFDQQGIFIISKEQYIEHIRSKTFGGKPRTISYDSIEEKGNIAIAKLTLESEVLRFTSTIICVKENDQWKVITNIPVIEKRQV; this is encoded by the coding sequence ATGCAGCACATACAACAAGCCATTGAAAGCTTTATTAAAGCCGGAGATCATAGTGATACAAAACTAATGGAAGAAATCCTTCACAAAGACTATCAAAATATCCAGGACGGATTTTTCGATCAGCAAGGTATTTTCATTATTTCCAAAGAGCAATATATAGAACATATCCGAAGTAAAACGTTTGGTGGTAAGCCCAGAACTATTTCCTATGATTCTATTGAAGAAAAGGGAAATATTGCCATTGCAAAGTTGACTTTGGAGAGTGAAGTTCTCCGGTTTACCTCTACTATCATTTGTGTAAAGGAGAATGACCAATGGAAAGTAATTACCAATATTCCTGTTATAGAAAAAAGACAGGTTTAA
- a CDS encoding RidA family protein: MEKRTINPWDWQKERSYSQAVEVKNVESTLYCSGQAAIDPDGTSSNKDMKSQLEQAIANLEEVVTAAGYECNGIVRLNIYTTSTKELWPHFPILQEWIARHNIEQAVTMLEVTGLFETLTVELEATVVK; encoded by the coding sequence ATGGAAAAAAGAACAATCAATCCTTGGGATTGGCAAAAAGAACGCAGCTATTCTCAGGCTGTAGAAGTAAAAAATGTTGAAAGTACTTTATACTGCTCAGGGCAGGCAGCTATTGATCCGGATGGAACATCAAGTAATAAGGATATGAAATCTCAGCTTGAGCAGGCAATTGCGAATCTGGAAGAAGTAGTCACAGCTGCCGGCTATGAATGTAATGGTATTGTAAGATTAAATATCTACACAACATCTACCAAAGAACTATGGCCTCATTTTCCTATTCTTCAGGAATGGATTGCCAGACATAATATTGAGCAGGCCGTTACCATGCTGGAGGTAACCGGATTATTTGAGACCCTAACTGTTGAGCTGGAGGCAACCGTTGTAAAATAA